From the genome of Cognaticolwellia beringensis, one region includes:
- a CDS encoding NAD(P)/FAD-dependent oxidoreductase → MIFSDVVIIGAGAAGLMAAATAGYRGRSVTVVDMGKKPGRKILISGGGRCNFTNENASPENYLCQNPHFAKSALSRYSAQDFIELVDRHGLNYHHKTLGQLFCDNSAQDIVDILMTECEWAGVDIAMRSEVISVNKNDTGYEVVTAGESYQCESLIIASGGLTMPKLGASPIGYKVAEQFGLKVLPTMAALVPFTLHDHDKQKFDGLSGISIATEVTSEDGTTFKENILFTHRGLSGPAILQISSFWRSGQAVTINLLPETSIDALISEWRETSGQKSLKNMLATVLPKRFIEALIKQKDISDKAINQISNDEITYLGQYLHQWQIKPNGTEGYRTAEVTLGGVDTDEISSKTFEAKKAKGLYFIGEAIDVTGWLGGYNFQFAWSSGVACGQAV, encoded by the coding sequence TTGATATTTTCAGATGTAGTTATTATTGGTGCCGGCGCAGCAGGTTTAATGGCAGCAGCAACTGCGGGCTATCGTGGTCGTAGTGTTACCGTTGTTGATATGGGTAAAAAGCCCGGCCGAAAAATATTAATTTCTGGCGGTGGTCGTTGTAATTTCACTAATGAAAACGCCAGCCCCGAAAACTACTTATGCCAAAACCCTCATTTTGCTAAATCAGCCCTGAGCCGTTATAGCGCGCAAGATTTTATCGAGCTAGTAGACCGCCATGGTCTTAATTATCATCATAAAACCTTAGGGCAATTATTTTGTGATAACAGCGCACAAGACATTGTTGATATTTTGATGACCGAATGTGAATGGGCCGGTGTTGATATAGCAATGCGCAGCGAAGTCATATCAGTAAACAAAAATGATACCGGTTATGAAGTGGTTACCGCAGGTGAAAGTTATCAATGTGAGTCATTAATTATAGCGTCTGGTGGTTTAACCATGCCGAAATTAGGTGCAAGCCCGATCGGCTATAAAGTTGCCGAACAATTTGGCTTGAAGGTTTTACCGACAATGGCGGCATTAGTGCCATTTACTTTACATGATCACGATAAACAAAAGTTTGATGGCTTATCTGGCATCAGCATTGCCACTGAAGTAACCAGCGAAGACGGTACTACATTTAAAGAAAACATATTATTTACTCACCGTGGTTTATCTGGCCCCGCGATATTGCAAATTTCATCATTCTGGCGCTCAGGACAAGCGGTAACTATCAACTTACTGCCAGAAACATCCATCGATGCATTAATCAGCGAATGGCGTGAAACCAGCGGACAAAAATCATTAAAAAACATGTTAGCCACAGTTTTACCGAAACGCTTTATTGAAGCGTTGATAAAACAAAAAGATATTTCAGATAAAGCTATTAACCAAATAAGTAACGACGAAATTACCTACTTAGGCCAGTACCTACATCAATGGCAAATAAAACCCAATGGCACCGAGGGGTATAGAACCGCCGAAGTGACCTTAGGCGGCGTCGACACCGACGAAATTTCATCAAAAACCTTTGAAGCTAAAAAAGCCAAAGGCTTATATTTTATTGGCGAAGCTATTGATGTAACCGGTTGGTTAGGCGGCTATAATTTCCAGTTTGCTTGGAGTAGTGGTGTGGCTTGTGGGCAAGCGGTTTAG
- a CDS encoding mechanosensitive ion channel domain-containing protein → MLKQLVSVFLSLVLILIISITQSGLIPSAEAQESNLGTDIETTIERVQQTTDLDEKERKNTLIKLKDAQDMLATAKEQQRLTLDYEDRAASASQKVIAIRQSNQALRKQVVQIDESQPAEKLANQLLLQRAEQKKRLSVLSEKQSEQTILSLRANKIAEQLSATRSDETAINQAIAKQPADNISLDARADYLEKHANAQKLAATIKALESEIATIPARQSLVEAELSQLRTQSTFYEKQIALLQSYLADNRKSEVKKTVERSSAVLAKFKQQPALEALASENLVLANQLQDLQSLAPESETNVATLQKQLVEVQQSSETVDRVLATGRVTDELGELLRRLQASLPVEAVLEERNEKLEESTIRQQLDVILWQDRLRSLTPIPEAAERLLVEISPELSKKSQLNKGADTNLFTAIELEKAEELTTSRRDLIRKLIDVSNMQADRTTDEKLAISELLIASSDLRALLERRLIWLPSSSSGIAGNFGLNLLLSVKWFFAPTAWLSLASDLYSGAISSPFLLLLFAIIPILVLASRRAIKRTLWSLFEKVGDVDHDTYYSTPLALLLTFALALPLPVCLFTVAGMISEGAQPLGFSIAVATGLAAVSSLSLILLSFRSMCRENGMFEKHFGWSTKARRKLRAMLSWFVWLESVTGFVFATAIASGETELRYGIAILAFIISSIGIAVFSYQFFQPKSGVATSIAGETPANLLTIIAFPIAVIAPFAIGLMPLFGYFDTAVELQSKVFLSGTVLVMSAVIYGIMLRVFLVTFRRYMVRKAQKETEDLAIKNAEPEVEPNVEAIATPEESKGIDEEEVKRQSQSIMRWFTGLLLLAGLWFIWMPLLPALGIVDDIIVWQRVKVVDGVELSSGVTLWNIILSLAFVVGGFIAAKNIRGVMEIGFFERFEMDDGARYAIMSILGYVIVGSGIVIGFSQLGIDWSKLQWIIAALGVGLGFGLQEIVANFVSGLIILFERPIRVGDFVTIGNLSGTVSNIKIRATTVTDFDNREVLLPNKSIITENVTNWTLKDAVTRIVVKVGVAYGSDIEKVTDILLQAVKDQQDVLELPSPQVFFLEHGDSSLNFEIRAFVSQPTNRLPLTHLINIAINKALAEHNISIPFPQRDLHLVSGQLIEKTETD, encoded by the coding sequence ATGCTAAAACAATTAGTTAGTGTCTTTTTAAGTTTGGTTTTAATTTTAATCATTAGCATCACGCAAAGTGGGCTAATACCCAGCGCTGAAGCCCAAGAATCAAATCTTGGAACTGATATTGAAACTACCATCGAACGTGTGCAGCAAACCACTGATTTAGATGAAAAAGAACGAAAAAATACGCTGATCAAACTTAAAGATGCACAAGACATGCTTGCGACTGCAAAAGAGCAACAGCGCCTGACCTTAGATTATGAAGACCGGGCTGCGAGTGCATCACAAAAAGTCATTGCTATCCGACAAAGTAATCAAGCACTTCGAAAGCAGGTAGTGCAAATAGATGAAAGCCAGCCAGCAGAAAAACTCGCAAATCAATTGCTTTTACAAAGAGCTGAGCAAAAAAAACGGCTGTCAGTACTTTCTGAAAAGCAAAGTGAACAAACTATACTGAGTTTGCGAGCTAATAAAATTGCCGAACAATTAAGTGCAACTAGGTCTGACGAAACAGCTATCAATCAAGCGATAGCCAAGCAACCAGCTGATAATATAAGCCTTGACGCAAGAGCTGACTATCTTGAAAAACACGCCAACGCACAAAAGCTCGCAGCGACTATTAAAGCACTTGAAAGCGAGATAGCGACTATTCCCGCTCGGCAATCGTTAGTAGAAGCAGAATTAAGCCAGCTACGTACTCAAAGTACATTTTATGAAAAACAGATCGCCTTACTGCAATCCTACTTAGCCGATAACAGAAAGAGTGAAGTAAAAAAGACGGTAGAACGAAGCAGTGCTGTTCTAGCTAAATTCAAGCAACAACCAGCCCTTGAAGCCCTAGCCAGTGAAAATTTAGTATTGGCTAATCAACTGCAAGATTTGCAAAGCCTGGCGCCAGAAAGTGAAACCAATGTTGCAACGTTGCAAAAACAACTCGTTGAGGTACAGCAGTCTTCAGAAACTGTCGATAGAGTGCTAGCAACAGGTCGTGTAACCGATGAATTGGGCGAGCTTTTACGAAGACTTCAGGCCAGTTTACCGGTAGAAGCTGTGCTTGAGGAACGCAATGAAAAGCTTGAAGAGTCGACCATACGCCAACAGCTTGATGTGATTTTGTGGCAAGACCGGCTGCGCAGTTTAACACCTATTCCTGAAGCGGCAGAGCGTTTGCTTGTTGAGATTAGTCCCGAGCTGAGTAAAAAATCTCAGCTGAATAAAGGTGCCGATACAAATCTATTCACCGCTATCGAGCTTGAAAAGGCAGAAGAGCTGACAACGTCTCGTCGTGATCTAATACGTAAGTTGATTGACGTATCTAATATGCAAGCTGATCGAACTACAGATGAAAAACTTGCGATCAGTGAATTGCTAATAGCGAGCTCAGATCTAAGAGCGCTATTGGAACGGAGATTAATTTGGCTACCATCTTCCAGTTCAGGCATTGCAGGTAACTTTGGCTTAAATCTATTACTTAGCGTTAAGTGGTTCTTTGCACCTACAGCATGGCTGAGCTTAGCCAGCGACCTATACAGCGGCGCTATATCATCGCCTTTTCTATTGCTGCTTTTTGCCATTATACCCATACTCGTTTTAGCGAGTCGGCGCGCAATTAAGCGGACGTTGTGGTCGTTATTTGAAAAGGTGGGTGACGTAGACCATGACACTTATTATAGTACGCCGTTAGCGTTACTCTTAACTTTCGCGCTAGCGTTACCCTTACCCGTTTGTTTGTTCACTGTCGCTGGCATGATCTCAGAAGGTGCTCAACCATTGGGCTTTTCTATCGCCGTAGCAACAGGCTTAGCGGCTGTTTCATCGTTAAGCCTAATACTCTTGTCTTTTCGTTCAATGTGCCGAGAAAACGGCATGTTTGAGAAGCACTTTGGTTGGAGCACCAAAGCACGACGTAAATTACGCGCTATGCTTTCGTGGTTTGTCTGGTTAGAGTCGGTTACCGGCTTTGTATTTGCTACTGCGATTGCTAGTGGTGAAACTGAGCTGAGATACGGCATCGCAATTTTAGCATTTATTATCAGCTCTATTGGTATTGCGGTATTCAGTTATCAATTTTTTCAACCTAAAAGTGGTGTGGCTACGAGCATTGCGGGCGAAACACCGGCAAATTTACTGACTATTATTGCCTTTCCCATCGCGGTGATAGCACCTTTTGCAATAGGTTTAATGCCACTTTTTGGCTATTTTGATACTGCTGTAGAGTTGCAATCTAAAGTCTTTCTGTCAGGCACTGTACTGGTAATGTCGGCTGTTATTTATGGCATTATGTTACGCGTTTTCTTAGTGACATTTCGCCGTTACATGGTTCGCAAAGCGCAAAAAGAAACCGAAGATTTAGCGATAAAAAATGCCGAGCCAGAAGTAGAGCCAAACGTGGAAGCAATAGCTACGCCTGAAGAAAGCAAGGGCATTGATGAAGAAGAAGTGAAACGCCAAAGTCAATCAATCATGCGATGGTTCACTGGCTTATTATTGTTAGCAGGGCTTTGGTTTATCTGGATGCCACTGCTACCAGCACTTGGGATTGTTGATGACATTATAGTCTGGCAACGAGTAAAAGTAGTCGACGGTGTAGAGCTCTCAAGTGGTGTTACCCTGTGGAATATTATTTTGTCATTAGCGTTTGTCGTCGGTGGCTTTATAGCGGCGAAAAATATACGTGGCGTAATGGAAATTGGTTTTTTTGAGCGTTTCGAAATGGACGATGGGGCTCGCTATGCCATTATGTCTATATTGGGTTATGTCATCGTTGGCAGCGGTATAGTCATTGGTTTCTCGCAGCTTGGCATCGATTGGTCAAAGTTGCAGTGGATTATCGCCGCGCTTGGTGTTGGCTTAGGTTTCGGCTTGCAAGAGATAGTGGCAAACTTTGTTTCTGGCTTAATCATACTATTTGAACGACCCATTCGTGTGGGCGACTTCGTCACCATAGGTAATTTAAGTGGTACGGTCAGTAATATTAAAATTCGCGCCACGACAGTAACAGACTTTGATAACCGTGAAGTGCTATTGCCAAACAAGTCTATCATCACTGAGAATGTCACTAACTGGACATTAAAAGACGCGGTTACCCGCATCGTGGTTAAAGTTGGCGTGGCTTATGGCTCAGACATCGAAAAGGTCACCGATATACTCCTGCAGGCAGTAAAAGATCAACAAGACGTGCTTGAACTTCCTTCTCCTCAGGTTTTCTTTTTGGAGCATGGAGATAGCTCGTTAAATTTCGAAATTCGTGCTTTTGTAAGCCAACCAACAAACCGTTTGCCGTTGACACATTTAATCAACATAGCGATTAACAAAGCATTAGCCGAACATAATATTTCCATTCCGTTTCCACAGCGTGACTTACATCTAGTTTCTGGTCAATTGATTGAAAAGACTGAAACGGATTAA